The following coding sequences are from one Paenibacillus sp. JDR-2 window:
- the pflB gene encoding formate C-acetyltransferase produces the protein MAMKENEVRRGAAGKDAWRGFADGKWKKQIDVNSFIEKNLTPYEGDEQFLASATEDTNALWRQVSGLLKEERERGGVHDIDVHTVSAITSHAPGYIDKSKEKIVGLQTDAPLKRAVQPFGGIRMAADACEAYGYELDPEMLRVFTDIRKTHNQGVFDAYTTDMRAARKAGIITGLPDAYGRGRIIGDYRRVALYGVDRLIQGKKEELLQLEVDAVTEEVIRLREELSEQLRSLGELKAMAAAYGSDLSAPAANAREAVQWLYFAYLAAIKEQNGAAMSLGRVSSFLDIYFERDLREGTLTEREAQELVDHFVMKLRIVKFLRTPDYNELFSGDPTWVTESVGGMGLDGATRVTRNSFRFLHTLYTLGPAPEPNLTVLWSSKLPEPFKKYCAKVSAETSSIQYENDDLMRPFFGDDYGIACCVSAMRIGKQMQFFGARANLAKALLYAINGGVDEKLGVRIGPAIAPITSEVLDYEVVKQKFGVIQDWLAKLYMNTLNVIHYMHDKYCYERLEMALHDRDIIRTMACGIAGLSVVADSLSAIRYAKVRPVRNEKGIAVDFEIEGEYPQYGNNDDRADQLAVELAEGFMNRLRQHKAYRGAIPTMSVLTITSNVVYGKKTGSTPDGRKAGQPFAPGANPMHGRDRKGALASLASVAKIPYEHSLDGVSNTFSIIPKALGKEETARFSNLAALLDGYTASGGHHLNVNVFNREQLLDAMEHPENYPQLTIRVSGYAVNFIKLTREQQLDVINRTFHGEI, from the coding sequence ATGGCGATGAAGGAAAACGAAGTCAGAAGAGGGGCGGCCGGCAAAGATGCATGGCGGGGGTTCGCTGACGGAAAATGGAAGAAACAAATTGATGTCAATTCGTTTATCGAGAAAAACCTTACACCGTATGAAGGCGACGAACAGTTCCTCGCATCCGCAACCGAAGACACGAATGCACTTTGGAGGCAGGTCAGCGGCCTGCTCAAGGAAGAACGGGAGCGCGGCGGCGTCCATGATATCGATGTTCATACCGTATCCGCAATCACCTCGCATGCGCCGGGTTATATCGATAAAAGCAAGGAGAAGATCGTTGGCCTGCAGACCGACGCGCCGCTGAAGCGGGCCGTGCAGCCGTTTGGCGGCATTCGAATGGCTGCCGATGCTTGCGAGGCTTACGGCTATGAACTTGATCCCGAGATGCTCCGGGTGTTTACGGATATCCGCAAGACGCATAATCAAGGAGTTTTTGATGCTTATACGACCGATATGCGGGCTGCGAGAAAAGCAGGCATTATCACGGGCTTGCCCGATGCTTACGGCCGCGGCCGCATTATCGGGGATTACCGGCGCGTTGCTCTGTATGGCGTCGACCGGCTGATTCAAGGGAAAAAAGAAGAGCTGCTGCAGCTGGAAGTAGACGCCGTGACGGAGGAGGTTATCCGGCTTCGCGAGGAATTATCCGAGCAGCTTCGGAGTCTTGGCGAGCTGAAGGCAATGGCTGCCGCGTACGGCTCTGACCTCTCCGCTCCTGCGGCAAACGCGCGGGAAGCGGTGCAATGGCTCTATTTTGCCTATCTAGCCGCTATCAAAGAGCAGAACGGAGCGGCAATGAGCCTGGGACGCGTATCCAGCTTTCTCGATATTTATTTCGAGCGGGATTTGAGGGAAGGTACCTTAACGGAACGGGAAGCACAGGAGCTGGTTGACCATTTTGTGATGAAGCTCAGGATCGTGAAGTTCCTGCGTACACCCGACTACAATGAGCTGTTCAGCGGCGACCCGACCTGGGTGACGGAATCGGTTGGCGGCATGGGCTTAGACGGGGCGACGCGGGTTACGCGCAATTCCTTCCGTTTCCTGCATACCCTTTATACGCTTGGACCGGCGCCGGAGCCCAACCTGACCGTCCTGTGGTCGTCAAAGCTGCCCGAGCCCTTCAAGAAATATTGCGCCAAGGTATCGGCGGAGACCAGCTCGATTCAATACGAGAATGATGACCTGATGCGGCCCTTTTTCGGAGACGACTACGGCATTGCCTGCTGCGTATCCGCCATGCGGATCGGCAAGCAAATGCAGTTTTTCGGGGCAAGGGCGAATCTGGCGAAGGCGCTGCTGTACGCGATTAACGGCGGCGTAGACGAGAAGCTTGGCGTACGGATTGGTCCGGCTATCGCGCCTATAACCTCCGAAGTGCTGGATTACGAGGTAGTCAAGCAGAAATTCGGCGTCATTCAGGATTGGCTTGCCAAGCTGTATATGAACACGCTGAACGTCATTCATTACATGCATGATAAATACTGTTACGAACGGCTTGAGATGGCGCTGCATGACCGGGACATTATCCGGACGATGGCCTGCGGCATTGCCGGGCTGTCCGTGGTGGCCGACAGCTTGAGCGCGATCCGGTACGCGAAGGTCCGTCCGGTCAGGAACGAGAAGGGGATAGCGGTCGACTTCGAAATCGAAGGCGAATATCCGCAATACGGCAATAACGACGACCGTGCCGACCAGCTTGCCGTAGAGCTTGCCGAAGGCTTTATGAACCGGCTGCGCCAGCATAAGGCCTACCGAGGCGCGATTCCTACCATGTCCGTCCTGACCATTACTTCCAACGTCGTGTACGGCAAAAAAACCGGCAGCACGCCGGACGGCCGCAAAGCCGGCCAGCCATTCGCTCCTGGCGCGAATCCGATGCACGGCCGTGACCGCAAGGGGGCGCTTGCTTCGCTCGCTTCGGTAGCAAAGATTCCTTATGAGCATAGCCTGGACGGCGTATCGAACACTTTCTCGATTATTCCGAAGGCGCTCGGGAAAGAAGAAACGGCCCGGTTCAGCAACCTGGCTGCCTTGCTTGACGGCTATACGGCAAGCGGCGGGCATCATCTGAACGTAAACGTCTTTAACCGCGAGCAGCTGCTCGACGCGATGGAGCATCCCGAGAATTATCCGCAGCTGACGATCCGGGTATCGGGTTATGCAGTCAACTTTATCAAGCTGACAAGAGAGCAGCAGCTCGATGTGATCAACCGCACCTTCCACGGAGAGATTTAG
- the mobA gene encoding molybdenum cofactor guanylyltransferase: MLSGVILAGDLYEGRKADKRAFRIVGGQTVIERQIKEMRSNCDDITIVTNEPRLFLRHVDRDIRIISDYYSNQGVLSGMHAGLALARHRDVWIIGCHMPYPSAEAADLLTDGKREGYDAAIPWIGGRIYPLHGVYDRACEELIRVQLELGQADLAGFLRQINWLRLKESELRSNRIDNRFIRTIPAGEAT, from the coding sequence GTGCTGTCCGGTGTGATCTTAGCAGGGGATCTTTATGAAGGAAGAAAAGCAGATAAACGCGCATTCCGCATCGTTGGCGGACAGACGGTTATTGAGCGCCAGATCAAGGAAATGCGGAGCAACTGCGATGACATTACGATCGTGACCAATGAGCCGCGGCTGTTCCTCCGCCATGTAGACCGGGATATCCGCATTATCAGCGATTATTATTCGAACCAGGGCGTATTAAGCGGCATGCATGCCGGCCTTGCTCTCGCCAGGCACCGGGATGTCTGGATTATCGGCTGCCATATGCCTTATCCTTCGGCTGAAGCCGCCGATCTTCTAACTGACGGCAAGCGCGAAGGATACGATGCGGCTATCCCGTGGATTGGCGGCCGAATCTATCCTTTGCATGGCGTATACGACCGGGCCTGCGAGGAGCTGATCCGAGTGCAGCTGGAGCTTGGGCAAGCCGATCTTGCCGGCTTCCTGCGGCAAATCAATTGGTTAAGGCTGAAGGAATCCGAGCTGCGGAGCAACAGGATCGACAACCGCTTTATTCGGACGATTCCGGCTGGAGAGGCGACATAA
- a CDS encoding hemerythrin domain-containing protein: MRLDPFNTARPSSFARLAMRLESDHEQIKAMCSALCQQSIHHAAGMSSYVTIEGLIGLREEAELLLRELKRHSVWEEEELFPILMHYSHKKIEPTIMPSLWVLEKDHELAVQYIESFVQASSNLLHALRLEPISGADLQREMKGGCDCLTQGCFILTAHFQMEEELLFPLAEDILTDMDYLFS; this comes from the coding sequence ATGAGACTGGATCCGTTTAATACAGCGAGGCCAAGCTCCTTTGCAAGGCTGGCGATGAGATTGGAATCGGACCATGAACAAATAAAAGCGATGTGCAGCGCTCTATGCCAGCAAAGCATTCATCATGCTGCGGGGATGAGCAGTTACGTAACGATAGAGGGCTTAATCGGACTTCGGGAAGAAGCGGAGTTGCTTCTGCGCGAGCTGAAGCGGCATTCCGTTTGGGAAGAGGAGGAGCTGTTCCCTATTCTGATGCATTATTCGCACAAGAAGATTGAGCCAACCATTATGCCTTCGTTATGGGTGCTGGAAAAAGACCATGAGCTTGCCGTCCAGTATATTGAATCGTTTGTTCAGGCAAGCAGCAACCTGCTCCATGCTTTGCGGCTGGAGCCGATAAGCGGCGCCGATCTGCAGCGGGAAATGAAGGGAGGCTGCGACTGCCTCACGCAGGGCTGCTTTATACTGACCGCTCATTTCCAGATGGAAGAGGAGCTGCTGTTTCCGCTGGCCGAGGATATTTTGACCGATATGGACTATTTGTTCTCCTGA
- a CDS encoding IS1182 family transposase, whose amino-acid sequence MEYHRLKQHAREQLKSEDGHALSVRRMHEPESVFGQIKNNRGFRRFLLRGLPKVSLEVGWLSLAHNLLKKAIKEQKRKIALQG is encoded by the coding sequence ATGGAATATCACCGCCTCAAACAACATGCCAGGGAGCAGTTAAAGAGTGAAGATGGACATGCCTTGTCGGTTCGACGCATGCACGAACCAGAAAGTGTGTTTGGCCAAATCAAGAATAACCGGGGATTCCGCCGGTTCCTGCTTCGAGGCTTACCGAAAGTTAGCCTAGAGGTCGGGTGGCTTTCGCTTGCCCACAATTTGCTGAAGAAAGCTATAAAGGAGCAAAAACGAAAAATAGCGCTGCAGGGATAA
- a CDS encoding alpha-L-rhamnosidase C-terminal domain-containing protein: protein MSLKELQARGLAIDPRTRAYVEPVRLVWNTGKGNTSDVINPEGLLAGNGGQVTKEAPNACLLRHKGEAPAILLDFGTELHGGIRIAVVEGRFPEPKRSVKIRVRLGESAMEAMSELGGATNATNDHVSRDSIVDVGLLGGAEFGTTGFRFARLDLLDEGEIELQSVQAVFLYRDIEYKGSFRCSDPLLDRIWETGAYTVHLNMQDYLWDGIKRDRMVWTGDMHPEVATICAVFGEHEIVPQSMDFKRDRSPLPMFMDMPTYSIWWLLVQHDWYMQHGNEAYLLEQRDYITGLLRELIGKVEPDGTINVYRPFLDWPASSNPAGVTAGVHALFVLGMQAGVRLCRLFGEEGTAGLCEELEGRLRERIPHHADSKQAAALQALAGLMDPTVANREVIAPDAPSGYSTFYGYYMLRARAEAGDIAGSLDSIRSFWGGMLELGATTFWEDFDIAWMEGAARIDELTPPGKIDVHGSYGGYCYKGYRHSLCHGWASGPTAWLSEYVLGIQVVEPGFRKVRIRPNLADLDWAEGTYPTPRGLIHVRHERGADGRIRTDITVPPGVTFVE, encoded by the coding sequence ATGAGCCTAAAAGAACTTCAGGCAAGAGGACTTGCCATTGATCCGCGTACGCGTGCTTATGTGGAACCGGTGCGTCTTGTCTGGAATACCGGTAAGGGGAATACTTCCGATGTGATTAACCCGGAGGGCTTGCTTGCGGGAAACGGCGGCCAAGTGACCAAGGAAGCGCCAAACGCCTGTCTGCTTCGCCATAAGGGAGAGGCGCCTGCTATCTTGCTCGACTTCGGAACCGAGCTGCATGGCGGGATCCGGATTGCCGTGGTTGAAGGGCGTTTCCCGGAGCCGAAGCGAAGCGTGAAGATACGCGTGCGCCTTGGAGAATCGGCCATGGAAGCGATGAGCGAGCTTGGCGGAGCAACCAACGCGACGAATGACCATGTATCCCGCGACAGTATTGTCGACGTTGGTCTGCTTGGCGGCGCCGAGTTCGGGACAACGGGCTTCCGCTTTGCGCGCCTTGATCTGCTGGATGAAGGGGAGATCGAGCTGCAAAGCGTTCAGGCTGTATTTTTGTACCGGGATATCGAATACAAAGGAAGCTTTCGATGCAGCGATCCGCTGCTGGACCGAATTTGGGAGACCGGCGCTTATACCGTTCATCTGAACATGCAGGACTATCTGTGGGATGGCATCAAGCGGGACCGGATGGTGTGGACCGGGGATATGCATCCCGAAGTAGCCACGATTTGCGCCGTATTCGGCGAGCACGAGATTGTCCCGCAAAGCATGGATTTCAAGCGCGACCGGTCTCCGCTGCCGATGTTTATGGACATGCCCACTTATTCGATCTGGTGGCTGCTCGTTCAGCATGACTGGTATATGCAGCATGGGAATGAAGCTTATCTGCTCGAGCAGCGCGATTACATAACAGGCTTGCTTCGTGAGCTGATCGGCAAGGTGGAGCCGGACGGCACGATTAACGTTTACCGCCCATTCCTGGATTGGCCGGCTTCCTCTAATCCGGCTGGCGTAACGGCAGGGGTTCATGCTTTGTTTGTGCTTGGCATGCAGGCGGGAGTCCGGCTTTGCCGGTTATTTGGCGAGGAGGGGACAGCCGGGCTTTGCGAAGAGCTTGAAGGGCGTTTGCGCGAGCGTATTCCGCATCATGCGGACAGCAAGCAGGCAGCGGCCCTGCAGGCGCTTGCCGGACTGATGGATCCGACTGTCGCCAACCGCGAGGTTATAGCGCCTGACGCGCCAAGCGGATACTCCACCTTTTACGGCTATTACATGCTGCGTGCCCGCGCGGAAGCGGGAGATATTGCGGGTAGTCTGGACAGCATCCGGTCCTTCTGGGGCGGCATGCTGGAGCTTGGGGCAACCACGTTCTGGGAGGATTTCGACATCGCTTGGATGGAGGGAGCGGCAAGAATCGACGAGCTGACGCCTCCGGGAAAAATCGATGTGCACGGCAGCTACGGCGGTTACTGCTACAAGGGGTACCGGCACAGTCTCTGTCATGGCTGGGCATCCGGGCCAACGGCCTGGCTGTCCGAATACGTACTGGGCATCCAGGTTGTGGAGCCGGGCTTCCGCAAAGTCCGGATTCGTCCAAACCTGGCTGATCTGGACTGGGCGGAAGGGACCTACCCGACGCCTCGCGGTCTCATTCATGTCCGCCATGAGCGCGGGGCAGACGGACGTATCCGAACGGATATCACCGTTCCGCCAGGCGTAACGTTTGTTGAATAA
- a CDS encoding helix-turn-helix domain-containing protein: MKINNNYIMRMLFSYLPILFITISVLIFIFFSIINQFNVRNAIQANKLTAEYVTNMVDSSLKNISIDAQKMIETGGSLDRFLEEPADRALNYEVSNELSSLMVRYGLIDSVYLYRVKDGKVLDQSTIRPLDQFPDRGFVQSSLDLAYTGVWSSPRIRESVAQGSPSQLRVTSLGFKIPRDSGSLGYLMVNVKIASLNSYIGQMIDHTITDAQLYDAKGNSFFNAGHTAPSKSRLSADVVSDYTGWTYRISIRGGQLLDFLFHGSTLWVLLGLSAIVLAIGSMFYVTRRNYKPIESILHRIERFSSIIKTSEPKEKENEFSFIDQAIERLITNNMAFQEQQQEHLVIRRQQFLQVLLKGDYKEDQTAWEQEWQHFGLSAGHFMVAVLELDQYVQFGLKYSPGDQSLFKFIVSSVAVETAEQGGLKVVVEWIAKNQLVILLISEESGALEHQLLQLSEQIRAWVEGHLDFTVTIGMGTPADDEASIARSFEDAETAVSRKVSVGVNQIIDAVEVKGRPGGEWFDYLEMIRTVVRQLRMSEPEWRKEFGRWFNEMTVHHLRKDDVDRLVHYFIFHLEYELDGALPEVKKPWLQESKPRLAAAAEQSDTLMQLEHDFAAALVQLSEYIEELSQSRRHNALMREIRDYVAEHFMDPNLSLTLLSDRFQISPKYLSQLFKESIGLNFSDFLIGLRIEHAKRLLRESDVTVQHISEMMGYANPTSFIRVFKKTVGLSPGQYRESAAKDRCVGE, from the coding sequence ATGAAAATAAACAACAACTACATTATGCGGATGCTTTTTTCATACCTTCCCATTCTTTTTATTACGATCAGCGTGCTGATCTTTATTTTCTTTTCGATTATTAATCAGTTCAACGTCAGGAACGCCATTCAAGCGAATAAATTGACGGCCGAATACGTTACGAACATGGTCGACAGCTCGCTAAAAAATATATCGATTGATGCACAGAAAATGATTGAGACTGGCGGAAGCCTGGACCGGTTTCTTGAGGAGCCTGCGGACCGGGCGCTTAATTACGAGGTATCGAATGAACTCAGCAGCCTTATGGTGCGTTACGGCCTCATCGATTCCGTTTACCTGTACAGGGTCAAGGACGGCAAGGTACTCGACCAGAGCACGATTCGGCCGCTTGATCAATTCCCGGACCGCGGCTTTGTGCAAAGCTCGCTTGATCTGGCTTATACGGGGGTTTGGTCTTCTCCGCGGATTCGGGAAAGCGTTGCCCAAGGCTCGCCATCTCAATTGCGCGTGACTTCCTTGGGCTTTAAGATCCCCCGCGATTCGGGCAGTCTCGGGTATTTGATGGTTAACGTTAAGATCGCGTCGCTGAACAGCTATATCGGGCAGATGATTGACCATACGATTACGGATGCGCAGCTGTACGATGCCAAGGGGAATTCATTCTTTAACGCGGGACATACGGCGCCGTCCAAAAGCAGGCTTAGTGCCGACGTGGTATCGGACTATACCGGCTGGACGTACCGGATCAGCATCAGAGGCGGGCAGCTGCTCGATTTCCTGTTCCACGGCAGCACGTTGTGGGTTTTGCTCGGATTAAGCGCAATCGTACTGGCGATCGGCTCGATGTTCTATGTCACAAGGCGCAATTATAAGCCGATCGAATCCATTTTGCACCGCATCGAACGATTCTCGTCCATCATAAAAACCTCTGAGCCGAAAGAGAAGGAGAATGAATTTTCCTTTATCGATCAGGCAATCGAACGGCTTATTACGAACAACATGGCCTTCCAGGAGCAGCAGCAGGAGCATTTGGTTATCCGCAGGCAGCAATTTCTGCAAGTGCTGCTGAAGGGGGATTACAAGGAGGACCAAACCGCATGGGAGCAGGAATGGCAGCATTTTGGGCTGTCTGCCGGCCATTTCATGGTCGCGGTTCTGGAGCTTGACCAATACGTGCAATTTGGCTTGAAGTATAGTCCCGGCGATCAGTCGCTCTTCAAGTTTATCGTAAGCAGCGTAGCGGTTGAAACGGCCGAGCAGGGCGGACTGAAAGTAGTCGTCGAATGGATTGCGAAAAACCAGCTCGTTATCCTTCTGATCTCGGAGGAGAGCGGAGCATTGGAGCATCAGCTGCTGCAGCTCTCGGAGCAAATCCGCGCGTGGGTGGAGGGCCATCTCGATTTTACGGTTACCATCGGGATGGGTACTCCGGCTGATGACGAGGCATCGATCGCCCGCTCCTTCGAGGATGCCGAAACGGCGGTCAGCCGCAAGGTTTCGGTTGGCGTAAACCAAATCATTGACGCCGTGGAAGTGAAGGGCAGGCCGGGCGGCGAATGGTTTGATTATCTGGAGATGATCCGGACGGTCGTCCGCCAGCTCCGCATGTCGGAGCCCGAATGGCGGAAAGAGTTCGGGAGATGGTTTAACGAAATGACCGTCCATCATCTTCGCAAGGATGACGTGGACCGGCTCGTGCACTATTTTATTTTCCATTTGGAATACGAGCTCGACGGTGCATTGCCGGAGGTTAAGAAGCCGTGGCTGCAGGAAAGCAAGCCGCGGCTTGCGGCGGCAGCGGAACAGTCGGATACGCTAATGCAGCTTGAGCATGATTTTGCCGCCGCGCTGGTCCAGCTATCGGAGTATATCGAAGAACTCTCCCAGAGCCGGCGCCATAATGCGCTGATGAGAGAGATTCGGGATTATGTGGCCGAGCATTTCATGGATCCGAATCTATCCCTCACGCTTCTTAGCGACCGGTTTCAGATCAGTCCGAAATATTTGAGCCAGCTGTTCAAGGAAAGCATTGGCCTGAACTTCAGCGATTTTCTGATTGGACTTCGGATTGAGCACGCGAAAAGACTGCTGCGCGAATCGGACGTCACCGTGCAGCATATTTCGGAAATGATGGGTTACGCCAACCCGACGTCTTTCATACGGGTATTCAAGAAAACCGTTGGTTTATCCCCCGGCCAATACCGGGAATCGGCAGCGAAAGACCGTTGCGTTGGGGAATAA
- a CDS encoding extracellular solute-binding protein: MQAKQKKWFVTSAAVVLLASALSACGNSNDNSSNSSGSTSPESTANTKKDKVTLKIEVFDRGNAPAGAGPVTDNFWTQWIQKNFGDPNNIKLEFVPVPRNQEVDKLNVLMATGDAPDLVFTYDMNTIYNYVKDGGLTDLTSLIGNAPNLKKFLGDDVLNYGVFNGKQYTIPAKRPLQFTQSTYIRKDWLDKLGLPAPSTTEQFYETMKAFKEKDPGQTGGKVIPYDFSAIDSTAITTPFVLVNSFVKKMAEEEFYSLTTSSYIPEITKPGYKEGMQYLNKFYQEGLINPDFALDKDGKQFESDVANGYVGAFTALAAHTNLMAPGKVFDTLKQNVPGAEYIAIDPFTDAEGKTPKSIYDPIGMHIMVPKTSKHAAEAIKYLDWMAQSDVLFTLQNGIEGQHYSLENGFPKAIATDDAKKTFYNNSDIAIIANGKDFGSVDKDIEATAYQFPGYEEIAKQSIQNALKDGYTMPRFDRPIEAEIKYGTTLKAKAYEIVVKSILAKPDQFNKIFDDGVAEYMKLGGQAIQDERRAAYREMKK, encoded by the coding sequence ATGCAAGCAAAACAAAAAAAATGGTTTGTAACATCGGCAGCGGTTGTGCTGCTGGCAAGCGCACTGTCGGCATGCGGAAATTCGAATGACAATTCATCCAATTCTTCGGGATCAACGTCGCCGGAGAGCACAGCGAACACAAAGAAAGATAAAGTGACGCTGAAGATTGAAGTGTTCGACCGCGGCAATGCGCCGGCTGGCGCCGGCCCCGTTACGGATAACTTTTGGACGCAATGGATTCAGAAGAACTTCGGCGATCCGAACAATATCAAGCTGGAATTTGTTCCGGTTCCCCGGAACCAGGAAGTCGACAAGCTCAACGTGCTAATGGCGACGGGCGATGCGCCGGACCTTGTGTTTACTTACGATATGAATACGATTTACAATTACGTGAAGGACGGCGGCTTGACCGACCTTACCTCTCTAATCGGAAACGCGCCAAACCTGAAGAAGTTTCTCGGCGATGATGTATTGAATTACGGGGTGTTTAACGGCAAGCAATATACGATACCGGCAAAAAGACCGCTGCAGTTCACCCAATCTACTTACATCCGCAAGGATTGGCTGGACAAACTAGGCCTGCCCGCTCCATCGACAACGGAACAATTCTACGAAACGATGAAAGCGTTTAAGGAGAAGGATCCAGGCCAAACGGGCGGAAAAGTCATTCCATACGATTTCAGCGCGATCGACAGCACGGCGATCACGACGCCGTTTGTACTCGTTAACTCTTTCGTGAAAAAGATGGCGGAAGAAGAATTCTATTCCCTGACCACATCCAGCTACATTCCGGAAATAACGAAGCCGGGCTACAAGGAAGGCATGCAATATTTGAATAAATTTTATCAGGAAGGTCTCATCAATCCGGATTTCGCCCTGGATAAAGACGGCAAGCAATTCGAGAGCGACGTAGCAAACGGTTATGTTGGCGCGTTTACGGCACTTGCTGCGCATACGAATCTGATGGCACCGGGCAAAGTGTTCGATACGCTGAAGCAGAACGTGCCGGGCGCCGAATATATCGCGATTGATCCGTTTACGGATGCGGAAGGCAAAACGCCTAAATCAATCTATGATCCGATCGGCATGCACATCATGGTTCCGAAGACGAGCAAGCATGCGGCGGAAGCGATCAAATATTTGGACTGGATGGCGCAGTCGGACGTTTTGTTCACGCTGCAAAACGGTATCGAAGGCCAGCACTATTCGCTGGAGAACGGATTCCCGAAAGCCATTGCAACAGACGATGCGAAGAAAACCTTCTATAACAACAGCGATATCGCCATTATCGCTAACGGTAAAGATTTCGGCTCCGTCGACAAGGATATCGAAGCGACTGCCTACCAGTTCCCGGGCTATGAAGAAATCGCGAAGCAATCGATTCAAAACGCGCTTAAAGACGGTTATACCATGCCTCGTTTCGACCGTCCGATTGAAGCCGAAATTAAATACGGCACAACCCTGAAAGCGAAAGCTTATGAGATTGTGGTGAAAAGCATTCTGGCGAAGCCGGATCAATTCAACAAAATCTTCGATGACGGTGTTGCCGAATACATGAAGCTTGGCGGTCAGGCGATTCAAGACGAGCGCCGCGCGGCTTACCGGGAAATGAAGAAGTAA
- a CDS encoding carbohydrate ABC transporter permease: MINEAKLKRIRVSDIVIMIIVGAAMLICLIPFLHIIAVSLSAKQEIISDRVTIFPRGWDWESYRIVFQDARMLKSMGLTIILTTVFTAVSMIMSICAAYPLTKTQLKGRSVFMMIIVFTMFFSGGLIPEYLLVKQLGLLDNMFSLILPGMISAFNLIILRSFFTSIPASLEESAYLDGSSHIGTLLRIVLPLSLPVLATLSLFYAVSRWNGFMDALFYISNSEMYPIQLKLYQVVMNSMVTDLTAQEGAAASEVVPEGLKAASIMFATLPILVVYPWLQRYFVSGVMIGAVKG, encoded by the coding sequence ATGATAAACGAAGCGAAGTTAAAAAGAATCCGAGTATCGGATATCGTCATTATGATCATCGTTGGAGCGGCAATGCTTATTTGTCTCATACCGTTCCTTCATATTATCGCGGTATCGCTTAGCGCAAAGCAGGAGATTATCTCCGACCGGGTAACGATCTTTCCGAGGGGATGGGATTGGGAGTCTTACCGGATCGTGTTCCAGGATGCCCGAATGCTAAAATCCATGGGATTAACGATTATTTTGACCACGGTTTTTACGGCCGTCAGCATGATCATGAGTATATGCGCGGCATACCCTCTCACCAAGACGCAATTAAAAGGGCGATCCGTCTTTATGATGATCATCGTCTTTACGATGTTTTTCAGCGGGGGCTTGATTCCGGAATACCTGCTTGTTAAGCAGCTTGGCCTATTGGACAATATGTTTTCGCTTATCCTGCCGGGTATGATCAGCGCGTTTAACCTGATTATTCTACGATCTTTCTTCACCAGCATCCCTGCAAGCCTGGAAGAATCGGCTTATTTGGACGGCAGCTCGCATATTGGCACCTTGCTCCGGATTGTGCTTCCGCTGTCGCTTCCGGTGCTAGCCACGCTTAGCTTGTTTTATGCCGTATCCCGCTGGAACGGCTTTATGGATGCTCTTTTTTATATCAGCAACTCCGAGATGTACCCAATCCAGCTGAAGCTGTATCAAGTCGTCATGAACAGTATGGTCACGGACCTTACCGCACAGGAGGGCGCAGCTGCATCCGAGGTTGTACCGGAAGGGCTTAAAGCGGCAAGCATTATGTTCGCGACGCTTCCTATTCTTGTGGTCTATCCTTGGCTGCAGCGGTACTTCGTATCCGGCGTTATGATCGGGGCTGTAAAAGGATAA